From a region of the Panicum virgatum strain AP13 chromosome 2K, P.virgatum_v5, whole genome shotgun sequence genome:
- the LOC120694045 gene encoding putative anthocyanidin reductase isoform X1: MSSRVCCVTGAAGYIGSWLVRKLLGRGCVVHATLRDLGDGSKTALLRGFPGAAERLRLFQADMYDADTFEPAIAGCEFVFLVATPMAHDPTSTKYKNTTEATVDAARIILRQCERSGTVRRVIHTASVTAASPLREGGGGYKDFINESCWTPLDLSYGFSNVYVDAYMRSKSLSEKELLRYNDDETSSSSSRRRAFEVVSLVCAVVGGDTVQPDLGNSIQVLLAPLTGHAAHHNSLLFLQALLGSVPLAHVEDVCEAHAFCMDQPAMAGRFLCAAGYPNMRDILDRFASRFPDIKIRLQQVTGEGVRVRGDTTKLEDLGFRYRYGVEETMDGSVECTKRLGVL, from the exons ATGAGCAGCAGGGTGTGCTGCGTCACCGGAGCCGCCGGCTACATCGGCTCCTGGCTCGTGAGGAAGCTCCTCGGCCGAGGCTGCGTCGTCCACGCAACCTTGCGTGACCTCG GGGACGGGAGCAAGACCGCGCTGCTGCGGGGTTtccccggcgcggcggagcggctgcGGCTGTTCCAGGCGGACATGTACGACGCCGACACCTTCGAGCCGGCCATCGCGGGGTGCGAGTTCGTCTTCCTCGTCGCCACGCCGATGGCGCACGACCCCACCAGCACCAAG TACAAGAACACGACGGAGGCGACGGTGGACGCGGCGCGCATCATCCTGCGGCAGTGCGAGCGCTCTGGCACGGTGAGGCGCGTCATCCACACGGCCTCGGTcacggccgcctcgccgctgcgagagggcggcggcgggtacaAGGACTTCATCAACGAATCGTGCTGGACGCCGCTCGACCTCTCCTACGGGTTCAGCAACGTCTACGTGGAC GCATACATGCGGTCCAAGTCGCTGTCGGAGAAGGAGCTGCTGCGCTACAACGACGACgagacctcctcctcctcctcccggcgcCGGGCGTTCGAGGTGGTCTCGCTGGTGTGCGCggtcgtcggcggcgacacCGTCCAGCCGGACCTGGGGAACAGCATCCAGGTGCTGTTGGCGCCGCTGACGGGCCACGCCGCCCACCACAACTCCCTCCTGTTCTTGCAGGCACTGCTAGGCTCCGTGCCGCTGGCGCACGTGGAGGACGTCTGCGAGGCGCACGCCTTCTGCATGGATcagccggccatggccggccgcttcctctgcgccgccgggtACCCAAACATGCGCGACATCCTCGACCGCTTCGCCTCCAGGTTCCCCGACATCAAGATACGGCTCCAACA GGTgacaggggagggggtgagggtGCGAGGTGACACCACCAAGCTTGAGGACCTGGGGTTCAGGTACAGGTATGGCGTGGAGGAGACGATGGACGGCAGCGTCGAGTGCACCAAGAGGTTGGGGGTGCTCTAG
- the LOC120694045 gene encoding putative anthocyanidin reductase isoform X2, which yields MSSRVCCVTGAAGYIGSWLVRKLLGRGCVVHATLRDLGDGSKTALLRGFPGAAERLRLFQADMYDADTFEPAIAGCEFVFLVATPMAHDPTSTKYKNTTEATVDAARIILRQCERSGTVRRVIHTASVTAASPLREGGGGYKDFINESCWTPLDLSYGFSNVYVDPDLGNSIQVLLAPLTGHAAHHNSLLFLQALLGSVPLAHVEDVCEAHAFCMDQPAMAGRFLCAAGYPNMRDILDRFASRFPDIKIRLQQVTGEGVRVRGDTTKLEDLGFRYRYGVEETMDGSVECTKRLGVL from the exons ATGAGCAGCAGGGTGTGCTGCGTCACCGGAGCCGCCGGCTACATCGGCTCCTGGCTCGTGAGGAAGCTCCTCGGCCGAGGCTGCGTCGTCCACGCAACCTTGCGTGACCTCG GGGACGGGAGCAAGACCGCGCTGCTGCGGGGTTtccccggcgcggcggagcggctgcGGCTGTTCCAGGCGGACATGTACGACGCCGACACCTTCGAGCCGGCCATCGCGGGGTGCGAGTTCGTCTTCCTCGTCGCCACGCCGATGGCGCACGACCCCACCAGCACCAAG TACAAGAACACGACGGAGGCGACGGTGGACGCGGCGCGCATCATCCTGCGGCAGTGCGAGCGCTCTGGCACGGTGAGGCGCGTCATCCACACGGCCTCGGTcacggccgcctcgccgctgcgagagggcggcggcgggtacaAGGACTTCATCAACGAATCGTGCTGGACGCCGCTCGACCTCTCCTACGGGTTCAGCAACGTCTACGTGGAC CCGGACCTGGGGAACAGCATCCAGGTGCTGTTGGCGCCGCTGACGGGCCACGCCGCCCACCACAACTCCCTCCTGTTCTTGCAGGCACTGCTAGGCTCCGTGCCGCTGGCGCACGTGGAGGACGTCTGCGAGGCGCACGCCTTCTGCATGGATcagccggccatggccggccgcttcctctgcgccgccgggtACCCAAACATGCGCGACATCCTCGACCGCTTCGCCTCCAGGTTCCCCGACATCAAGATACGGCTCCAACA GGTgacaggggagggggtgagggtGCGAGGTGACACCACCAAGCTTGAGGACCTGGGGTTCAGGTACAGGTATGGCGTGGAGGAGACGATGGACGGCAGCGTCGAGTGCACCAAGAGGTTGGGGGTGCTCTAG